In Luteipulveratus mongoliensis, the DNA window GTTCTCCAGGCTCAGGTCCCGCATGGCGACACCGTCCTCGATCATCCGCAGCACCAGGTCGGCCGAGCCGACCTTGAGCAGGGTGGTGGTCTCGCTCATGTTGGAGTCGCCAACGATGACGTGCAGGCGGCGGTAGCGCTCGGCGTCGGCGTGCGGCTCATCGCGGGTGTTGATGATGGGCCGCGACCGCGTGGTGGCGCTCGAGACGCCCTCCCAGATGTGGTCGGCGCGCTGGCTGACGCAGAACGTGGGGGTGTGGCCGAGCATGGTGATCTTGCCGGCGCCGCAGGTGATCTGACGACTCACCAGGAACGGGATCAGGATGTCGCTGATCTTCTGGAACTCACCCTGCCTGCTGATCAGGAAGTTCTCGTGGCAGCCGTAGGAGTTGCCGGCGGAGTCGGTGTTGTTCTTGAAGACGTAGATCTGACCCTCGATGCCCTCATCGCGGAGACGCGCCTGAGCGTCCTCCACCAGGCCCTCGATGATCCGCTCCCCCGCCTTGTCGTGCACGACCAGCTGATGCACGTCGTCGCACTCGGCGGTCGCGAACTCCGGGTGGCTGCCGACGTCGAGATAGAGCCGCGCACCGTTGCCGAGGAAGACGTTGCTGGAGCGGCCCCAGCTGACGACCTTGCGGAACAGGTAGCGCGCGACCTCGTCAGGCGTGAGCCGGCGCTGACCGTCGAAGGTGCACGTGACGCCGTACTCGTTCTCGATCCCGAAGATGCGCCGATCCATGTCACGACCTTAGTCGCGCAACCCGATCCGCGAACCCGAAGCCACGCGTCGAGGCGCCCCCTGCGGGCCTCGTGCGCGGCGTTCGGCCGGTGCCGTCTCAGCGGGTGAGCAGATCCCAGGTCTTCGGTCCCGGGTAGCCGTCTGCGCCACTGCCCGTCCAGCCCTGAGCCAGCTGGAAGTCACGCACGTTGAGGCGGGTCGCCTCGGTGAACAGGTCGTTCGGGCGGCTCGCATCATCCGGGTGCCGCGTGTAGCAGGCGCGGACGAGGGCCAGGTGGAGCATCCGGACGCTTGGGTCGGAGTGGCCGATCTGGAAGGCGTCGCGGCCGGGGAACGCCGGCGGCGTAATGCGGGCATCAGCCTCGGCACGCAAACCCGGTCCGGTGTTCTTGACCCAGTCCAGCAGGTCGGGTCCGGGGCACTCGGTGTCGTAGTGCGCGTGGTGGCTGCTCACCTCAAGCGCGTGCAGGATCCGACCGCCGCCCGGACGCGCCTCGGCGAGCACCTGGTTTGCCCGGCGGTACAGCGCGGCCAGCGCATCGAGGGCCTCCCTCGAGGGTCCGGTGCCCTCGCGGATGTGCACCTGCGCCGAGATGGCCGGCGTGTTGAAACCTTCGACGGCACCCGCCAGCAGGTCCCAGCCGCGTCCCTCGTAGATCTCGCCGTGCTGGGTGATCACGAAGTTGTACTCGATGCCGGGGCCGTCGTCGTCCTTGGCGATCTCGTGCATCTGCTTCGGGGCGCCAGGACCGTTCTCGATCTCGTCACCGGCAACGATGTCCTTCACCCAGTTGCGCTTGGGTCCCTGCCAGTGGAC includes these proteins:
- the pafA gene encoding Pup--protein ligase, whose product is MDRRIFGIENEYGVTCTFDGQRRLTPDEVARYLFRKVVSWGRSSNVFLGNGARLYLDVGSHPEFATAECDDVHQLVVHDKAGERIIEGLVEDAQARLRDEGIEGQIYVFKNNTDSAGNSYGCHENFLISRQGEFQKISDILIPFLVSRQITCGAGKITMLGHTPTFCVSQRADHIWEGVSSATTRSRPIINTRDEPHADAERYRRLHVIVGDSNMSETTTLLKVGSADLVLRMIEDGVAMRDLSLENPIRAIREISHDVTGRKPVRLANGRELSALQLQMEFFEKAQTYVDQQGLTDPLIKRVLDLWQRTLTAIETSNLGLVDTEIDWVIKHKLLDQYSAKHGLGLDDARMLQLDLAYHDINRRRGLFYLLQKRGMAARVATDVEIFEAKTFPPQTTRAKLRGDFIRAAQAKRRDFTVDWVHLKLNDQAQRTVLCKDPFSSHDQRVQRLIDGM
- a CDS encoding peptidoglycan-binding protein, whose product is MSHRITGMSRRDLIKTVSIGASATALSAAGALSLAGHASADDLIQSRDSWGFDGWAKPVPEVDRAERTTFVVHWQGPKRNWVKDIVAGDEIENGPGAPKQMHEIAKDDDGPGIEYNFVITQHGEIYEGRGWDLLAGAVEGFNTPAISAQVHIREGTGPSREALDALAALYRRANQVLAEARPGGGRILHALEVSSHHAHYDTECPGPDLLDWVKNTGPGLRAEADARITPPAFPGRDAFQIGHSDPSVRMLHLALVRACYTRHPDDASRPNDLFTEATRLNVRDFQLAQGWTGSGADGYPGPKTWDLLTR